Proteins found in one Prochlorothrix hollandica PCC 9006 = CALU 1027 genomic segment:
- a CDS encoding carotenoid oxygenase family protein — MQTLDPASHQSSNLSSNLSYSREDWRRGYQSQPQESSYWITEMEGTLPPDLQGTLFRNGPGLMDVKGQRIHHPFDGDGLIAQITFAEGRAHFRSRYVRTDGYVAEQKAGRILYRGVFGTQKPGGWLANFLDTRFKNIANTNVIYWGGKLLALWEAAEPHGLDPHTLETLGLDRLQGTLPAGAAFSAHPRVDPGSPHSGGEPRLVNFGVKAGLSSSITLYEFNPQGDLVQQQTRDIPGFAFLHDFALTPHYAVFFQNPMRLNPLPFALGLKGAGQCLEFQGDRPTQALIIPRDPQMPMQTIDLPACFVFHHANAYEETDESGNRTVVVDSICYDFFPTVEPDADFLEVDFDLYPPGKLWRCELDLARNTAQRTCLSDRPCEFPSQNPSTVGQKTRYYYIATAHNVEGNSPLQAVIKVDLSTGTSQIHSFAPRGFMGEPLFVPRPGATAEDDGWVLVLTYRADRHQSALAILQGQTLEPVATLYLQEHIPYGLHGTFTPAVLGLPTTA, encoded by the coding sequence ATGCAAACCCTTGACCCCGCCTCCCATCAGTCGTCCAATCTGTCCTCCAACCTGTCCTACAGCCGCGAAGATTGGCGACGGGGCTACCAGTCCCAGCCCCAGGAATCCTCCTATTGGATCACCGAGATGGAGGGCACCCTGCCCCCGGATCTCCAGGGCACCCTTTTTCGTAACGGACCCGGCTTAATGGATGTCAAGGGGCAGCGGATCCACCACCCCTTTGATGGAGACGGGTTAATTGCCCAAATTACCTTCGCGGAGGGTCGCGCCCACTTCCGCAGTCGCTATGTGCGCACCGACGGCTATGTGGCGGAACAGAAGGCGGGGCGCATCCTCTATCGGGGGGTGTTTGGCACCCAGAAACCGGGGGGCTGGTTAGCCAATTTCCTGGATACTCGGTTTAAGAATATTGCTAATACTAATGTTATTTATTGGGGCGGTAAATTACTGGCCCTGTGGGAAGCGGCAGAACCCCATGGTCTCGATCCCCACACCTTGGAGACCCTGGGCCTCGATCGCCTCCAGGGAACCCTGCCCGCCGGTGCCGCCTTCTCCGCCCATCCCCGTGTGGATCCCGGATCCCCCCACAGCGGCGGTGAACCGCGTTTGGTCAACTTTGGGGTCAAGGCGGGTCTCTCCAGCAGCATCACCCTCTATGAGTTCAACCCCCAGGGCGACCTGGTGCAACAGCAAACGCGGGATATCCCCGGTTTCGCCTTTCTCCATGACTTCGCCCTAACCCCCCACTATGCGGTTTTTTTCCAGAACCCCATGCGCCTCAATCCCCTGCCCTTTGCCCTGGGGCTGAAGGGGGCGGGCCAGTGTCTGGAGTTCCAGGGCGATCGCCCCACCCAAGCCCTGATCATCCCACGGGATCCCCAGATGCCCATGCAGACCATCGATCTCCCGGCCTGCTTCGTTTTCCACCATGCCAATGCCTATGAGGAAACCGATGAGTCGGGGAACCGGACGGTGGTGGTGGATTCCATTTGCTATGACTTTTTCCCCACCGTGGAACCCGATGCGGACTTTCTGGAGGTGGACTTTGATCTCTATCCGCCGGGGAAGCTGTGGCGCTGTGAACTGGATCTGGCACGGAACACCGCCCAGCGCACTTGTTTGAGCGATCGCCCCTGCGAGTTCCCCAGCCAAAACCCCAGCACTGTAGGCCAAAAGACCCGCTATTATTACATCGCCACGGCCCACAACGTTGAAGGCAATTCCCCCCTCCAGGCGGTGATCAAGGTGGATTTAAGCACGGGAACGTCCCAGATCCACAGTTTTGCCCCGCGCGGCTTCATGGGGGAACCCCTGTTTGTGCCCCGGCCCGGTGCCACGGCGGAGGATGACGGCTGGGTGCTGGTGTTGACCTATCGGGCCGATCGCCACCAATCCGCCCTCGCCATCCTCCAGGGCCAAACCCTGGAACCGGTGGCCACCCTTTACCTCCAGGAACATATCCCCTACGGTCTCCACGGCACGTTTACCCCAGCGGTGTTGGGGCTACCGACAACGGCCTAA
- a CDS encoding DUF1499 domain-containing protein translates to MLSIVPFLDLRRCVYGAAFTALRLRRCIYGAAFTVLRLHHPTYSTAPLTMFLKLSGQRPTNLGVTKGQLAPCPSSPNCVSSQADSSDAVHYIAPLALNGIKAGAAIAQLQAIIAALPRTTVIEASKTYLYVEFTSQLLGYVDDVEFFVDNKAKAVQVRSASRLGQSDLGVNRKRIETIRRQFTPGS, encoded by the coding sequence TTGTTAAGTATCGTTCCGTTCCTTGATTTACGGCGCTGCGTTTACGGCGCTGCGTTTACGGCACTGCGTTTACGGCGCTGCATTTACGGCGCTGCGTTTACGGTACTGCGTTTACATCACCCCACCTACAGCACTGCACCTTTAACTATGTTCCTCAAACTTTCAGGCCAACGCCCCACAAACCTCGGTGTTACAAAGGGTCAACTGGCCCCCTGCCCCTCCTCTCCCAATTGCGTCAGCAGTCAAGCTGATTCCAGTGATGCAGTCCACTATATTGCGCCCCTGGCCCTCAATGGCATCAAAGCCGGAGCCGCGATCGCCCAACTCCAGGCCATTATCGCAGCCCTACCCCGCACCACGGTCATTGAAGCCTCCAAGACCTATCTCTATGTGGAATTCACCAGCCAACTGCTGGGCTATGTGGATGATGTGGAATTTTTTGTGGACAACAAGGCCAAGGCGGTCCAGGTTCGATCGGCCTCGCGCCTCGGTCAGTCTGATTTAGGGGTCAACCGCAAACGCATTGAAACCATCCGCCGCCAGTTTACCCCCGGTTCCTAG